Proteins from a genomic interval of Lacticaseibacillus pabuli:
- a CDS encoding class Ib ribonucleoside-diphosphate reductase assembly flavoprotein NrdI: MSTTLNVFYVSISGNTRAFAKRLVALSQVEHAKNAANPLINAVEYDEQADTSIMDQPYFIMVPTYLDGGDGIDNGYTEVLTLDFRDELDAGNTENLLGIIGSGNRNFNAQFGLTAKHYARRYNSPLIGLYELRGNDEEAHKIYAVMQKYQLDYDQRGVKRALV; the protein is encoded by the coding sequence ATGAGTACAACGTTAAACGTTTTCTACGTCTCCATTTCTGGCAACACGCGGGCTTTTGCCAAGCGCCTGGTGGCCTTATCTCAGGTTGAACACGCTAAGAATGCTGCTAATCCGCTGATTAACGCCGTCGAATATGATGAACAGGCTGATACCAGCATCATGGACCAGCCGTACTTCATCATGGTACCCACCTATCTGGATGGTGGTGATGGCATCGACAATGGTTATACCGAAGTCCTGACGTTGGACTTCCGTGATGAACTGGATGCGGGTAACACCGAAAACCTGCTCGGCATCATCGGCAGCGGGAACCGCAACTTCAACGCCCAATTCGGACTGACCGCGAAGCACTACGCCCGACGCTACAACTCACCACTGATTGGCTTGTACGAACTGCGCGGCAACGACGAAGAGGCCCACAAGATTTACGCTGTTATGCAGAAATACCAACTCGATTATGATCAGCGCGGCGTTAAACGCGCGTTAGTTTAA
- the carB gene encoding carbamoyl-phosphate synthase large subunit: MPKRTDIHKVLIIGSGPIIIGQAAEFDYSGSQAAISLREEGYTVVLVNSNPATIMTDQEMADKVYIEPLTFEAIAPILRAEKPDAILPTLGGQTGLNMARELSQSGILDELHIELLGTKMSAIEEAEDRELFKELMTKLGEPVPESKTCTTVAETVAFANSIGYPVIVRPAYTMGGTGGGFADNETELRAIAANGLDLSPVTQVLIERSIAGYKEIEFEVMRDAKDDALIVASMENVDPVGIHTGDSIVVAPVQTLADKEYQMMRDAALKIIRALKIEGGCNIQMALDPKSFKYYIIEVNPRVSRSSALASKATGYPIAKMAAKIAVGLNLDEITNPVTGTTLAEFEPALDYVIVKIPRWPFDKFATADRTLGTQMKATGEVMAIGRTFEEALNKAVRSLEIGPPGLSAKRYPSESSGGLLKEIGPGVATDERLFQTAELLRRGISLETVNAATGIDLFFLDKLLHITEIEAQLKTGAVSDDTLTLAKKYGLGDKTIASLTAQSELAIRTQRQAINLHPVYKMVDTVAGEFASQTPYFYSTYDQVTESTRLTKPAVLVLGSGPIRIGQGVEFDYATVHAAESIRKAGYAAIIINSNPETVSTDFSVSDKLYFEPLTYEDVMNVIDLEQPVGVVVQFGGQTAINLAAPLAAAGVKILGTDLADINRAEDREDFNAVMQQLELPQPVGKTAMTAAGAIQAATAVGYPALIRPSYVLGGRAMEIVHNEPQLRDYIDRAVRISNAHPVLIDSYLTGQEAEVDVIADGTTTVIPGIMQHIERAGVHSGDSMAVYPPQTLSQKVQDEMVSAATKLAGALHTIGIMNVQFVIHDNTAYVIEVNPRASRTVPFISKVTGVPMTQLATAAMLGKKLADYGYTSGLVAHHGGIHVKAPVFSFMKLPGVDPLLSPEMKSTGEVMGSGATYGEALARAFAGAKMHVKAHGNVIASFDPNDYAEVPAVLHALHDAGYTILLDAGTAQNVGHPELAGDDAQLIAATPDAAMVISTMSGEVAAARQLRAAAITDKVPLFTCPDTVFALLKATQAEPAIITK; encoded by the coding sequence ATGCCTAAACGCACCGATATCCATAAAGTTCTGATTATTGGCTCCGGACCGATTATCATTGGTCAGGCCGCCGAGTTCGATTACTCCGGCTCCCAGGCCGCCATCTCCCTGCGCGAAGAGGGCTACACCGTGGTGCTCGTGAACTCCAACCCCGCCACAATCATGACTGACCAGGAAATGGCCGACAAAGTCTACATTGAACCCCTCACCTTCGAGGCTATCGCACCCATTTTGCGTGCCGAAAAGCCCGATGCCATCCTGCCGACATTAGGGGGGCAAACCGGCCTGAACATGGCACGAGAACTCAGCCAATCTGGCATCTTGGATGAACTCCACATCGAGTTACTCGGCACTAAAATGTCCGCCATCGAGGAGGCCGAGGACCGTGAGCTGTTCAAGGAACTCATGACCAAGCTAGGCGAACCCGTCCCTGAGTCCAAGACCTGCACGACCGTGGCCGAAACTGTCGCCTTTGCCAACAGCATCGGCTACCCGGTCATCGTGCGCCCTGCCTATACAATGGGCGGAACGGGCGGCGGCTTTGCAGACAACGAAACCGAGTTGCGCGCGATTGCCGCCAACGGGTTGGACCTATCCCCCGTGACCCAAGTACTGATTGAGCGGTCAATTGCTGGCTACAAGGAAATCGAGTTTGAAGTGATGCGCGACGCCAAGGACGACGCCCTCATTGTTGCCTCCATGGAAAACGTGGACCCCGTCGGCATTCACACCGGCGACTCCATTGTCGTTGCGCCCGTGCAGACCCTCGCCGACAAGGAATACCAAATGATGCGTGACGCGGCGCTCAAAATTATCCGTGCACTCAAAATCGAGGGTGGCTGCAATATCCAGATGGCGCTGGACCCCAAGAGCTTCAAATATTACATCATCGAAGTGAACCCGCGGGTCTCACGGTCCTCCGCCCTCGCCAGCAAAGCAACCGGCTACCCGATTGCCAAAATGGCGGCGAAGATTGCGGTTGGCCTGAACCTCGATGAGATCACGAACCCTGTGACCGGCACCACCCTCGCGGAGTTCGAACCCGCACTGGACTACGTTATCGTCAAGATTCCGCGTTGGCCGTTCGACAAATTTGCCACCGCAGACCGTACGCTCGGCACCCAGATGAAGGCGACCGGTGAAGTGATGGCAATTGGCCGGACCTTTGAAGAAGCCCTCAACAAGGCCGTCCGTTCACTGGAAATTGGGCCCCCCGGGCTTTCCGCCAAACGGTACCCGAGCGAGTCAAGTGGCGGGTTGCTCAAGGAAATCGGCCCGGGTGTTGCGACCGACGAACGACTCTTCCAGACCGCAGAACTGCTGCGGCGTGGTATCAGCCTTGAAACGGTCAATGCGGCCACCGGAATTGACCTATTTTTCCTCGACAAACTGCTACACATCACGGAAATTGAGGCGCAACTCAAGACCGGTGCCGTGAGCGATGACACCCTCACACTCGCCAAGAAATACGGCTTGGGCGACAAAACCATTGCGAGTCTCACTGCGCAATCCGAACTGGCGATTCGTACGCAACGGCAGGCCATTAACCTGCACCCCGTTTACAAAATGGTCGATACCGTCGCCGGGGAGTTTGCCAGCCAAACGCCTTACTTCTATTCCACCTACGATCAGGTTACCGAAAGCACACGCCTGACCAAGCCCGCCGTGCTCGTCCTAGGCAGCGGACCCATCCGGATTGGCCAGGGGGTTGAGTTTGATTACGCCACCGTCCATGCCGCCGAAAGCATTCGTAAGGCGGGTTACGCGGCCATTATTATTAATTCCAATCCTGAAACCGTCTCGACGGATTTCTCTGTGTCTGACAAGCTCTACTTTGAGCCCCTCACCTACGAAGACGTCATGAACGTCATTGACCTCGAGCAGCCAGTTGGCGTCGTCGTCCAGTTTGGCGGGCAAACCGCAATCAACCTGGCAGCGCCGCTCGCTGCGGCTGGTGTCAAAATTCTTGGCACCGACCTCGCCGATATCAACCGTGCCGAGGACCGTGAGGATTTCAACGCCGTCATGCAACAACTTGAGCTCCCGCAACCAGTCGGTAAAACGGCGATGACGGCTGCGGGTGCCATCCAGGCCGCAACCGCGGTTGGTTACCCCGCCTTAATCCGGCCATCCTACGTACTTGGTGGCCGCGCGATGGAGATTGTGCACAACGAGCCCCAGCTCCGTGATTACATCGACCGTGCCGTCCGCATTAGCAACGCGCACCCTGTCCTCATCGACAGTTACCTCACGGGGCAAGAAGCCGAGGTCGACGTCATCGCAGACGGCACCACGACGGTCATCCCCGGCATCATGCAACACATCGAACGGGCCGGCGTCCATTCCGGTGACTCAATGGCCGTTTACCCACCGCAAACCTTGAGTCAAAAGGTTCAGGACGAAATGGTGAGCGCCGCAACCAAACTGGCCGGTGCACTCCACACGATTGGCATCATGAACGTTCAGTTTGTCATCCACGACAACACGGCCTACGTCATCGAAGTCAACCCGCGGGCGTCCCGGACCGTACCGTTCATCAGTAAAGTCACCGGTGTGCCGATGACGCAACTGGCAACCGCGGCGATGTTAGGCAAGAAGTTGGCGGATTATGGCTACACGAGCGGCCTGGTCGCCCATCACGGCGGGATTCACGTCAAGGCGCCCGTCTTCTCCTTCATGAAGCTGCCTGGCGTTGATCCGCTACTGTCACCCGAAATGAAGTCAACCGGTGAAGTCATGGGTAGTGGTGCCACGTATGGTGAGGCCCTCGCCCGGGCGTTTGCCGGCGCGAAGATGCACGTCAAGGCGCATGGCAACGTGATTGCCAGCTTTGACCCAAACGATTACGCCGAAGTCCCAGCCGTCTTGCACGCCCTGCATGACGCCGGTTATACCATCCTGCTTGACGCCGGCACCGCTCAAAACGTCGGTCACCCTGAGCTTGCGGGGGATGATGCCCAGCTCATTGCGGCCACCCCAGACGCCGCAATGGTCATCAGCACGATGAGCGGCGAGGTTGCCGCGGCCCGGCAGTTACGTGCCGCCGCGATTACCGACAAGGTGCCGTTGTTCACTTGTCCGGACACGGTCTTTGCTCTGCTAAAGGCAACGCAAGCTGAACCCGCCATAATTACCAAGTAA
- the nrdH gene encoding glutaredoxin-like protein NrdH, producing MKNVTLFTKNGCPQCRMTRNYLSSHNIPFTEHNINNEPECVDYLKGQGFKAVPVVEADGMAAWFGFRPDALAKLQ from the coding sequence ATGAAGAACGTTACCTTATTCACAAAGAATGGTTGCCCACAGTGCCGCATGACACGCAACTACTTAAGCTCACACAACATTCCATTTACTGAGCACAATATTAATAACGAACCGGAATGCGTTGACTACCTCAAGGGCCAAGGTTTTAAAGCCGTTCCCGTGGTAGAAGCAGATGGTATGGCAGCCTGGTTTGGCTTCCGTCCGGACGCACTCGCTAAATTGCAGTAA
- the nrdF gene encoding class 1b ribonucleoside-diphosphate reductase subunit beta: MTDKLSEIGNYKAINWDRVSDDIDKATWEKLTEQFWLDTRIPVSNDMDDWRELDDTHQWVVGHVFGGLTLLDTVQSQDGMRSLSQDAITPHEKAVLNNIQFMESVHAKSYSTIFSTLNTQNEIDEIFNWSDTEDFLQNKAKWIVDIYRNDPDSLHKKVANVFLETCLFYSGFYTPLYYLGNNKLNNVAEIIKLILRDESVHGTYIGYKYQVKYSQLTDREKQAQDDWAYDFLYKLFENEQKYAALCYDQVGWTDEVMTFVQYNANKALMNLGKEGIFPTTASDVNPIIMNGINTTTSNHDFFSQVGNGYLLGQVEAMSDDDYNIGIADDPKGGDKK; encoded by the coding sequence ATGACAGACAAGTTAAGTGAGATTGGTAACTACAAGGCGATTAACTGGGATCGGGTCAGCGATGACATCGATAAAGCAACCTGGGAAAAGCTGACGGAACAGTTTTGGCTGGACACCCGAATTCCGGTGTCCAACGATATGGACGACTGGCGTGAACTCGACGATACCCACCAGTGGGTCGTGGGTCATGTGTTCGGCGGATTGACCTTGCTGGATACCGTGCAGAGCCAGGACGGGATGCGCTCATTGTCTCAGGATGCCATCACACCGCATGAAAAAGCGGTGCTGAACAACATTCAGTTTATGGAATCCGTCCACGCCAAGTCTTATTCGACGATTTTCTCGACGCTCAACACGCAAAATGAAATCGACGAAATCTTTAACTGGTCGGATACTGAGGACTTCCTGCAAAACAAGGCCAAGTGGATTGTGGATATCTACCGCAACGATCCAGACTCCTTGCACAAGAAGGTCGCCAACGTGTTCCTTGAAACTTGCCTGTTCTACTCTGGCTTCTACACGCCGCTCTACTACTTGGGGAACAACAAGCTGAACAACGTGGCTGAAATCATCAAGCTGATTCTCCGTGATGAATCTGTCCACGGCACCTACATTGGTTACAAGTACCAGGTTAAGTACAGCCAGCTTACTGACCGCGAGAAGCAGGCGCAGGACGACTGGGCCTATGACTTCCTCTACAAACTGTTTGAAAATGAGCAGAAGTACGCGGCGCTGTGCTACGACCAGGTCGGCTGGACCGACGAAGTCATGACCTTCGTGCAGTACAATGCCAACAAGGCCCTGATGAACCTGGGCAAGGAAGGCATCTTCCCAACGACGGCTAGCGATGTGAACCCGATCATCATGAACGGGATTAATACCACGACGTCCAACCACGACTTCTTCTCCCAGGTCGGGAATGGTTACCTGCTCGGCCAGGTTGAAGCGATGAGTGATGACGACTACAACATCGGAATTGCGGATGATCCTAAGGGCGGTGACAAGAAATGA